A portion of the Gossypium arboreum isolate Shixiya-1 chromosome 8, ASM2569848v2, whole genome shotgun sequence genome contains these proteins:
- the LOC108482390 gene encoding homeobox-leucine zipper protein ATHB-12-like, which produces MEREYHPAADEAIAEQAPQTPRNKKKNKMKKKRRFSDEQIRLLESIFESETKLEPRKKMQLARELELQPRQVAIWFQNRRARWKSKQIEQDYNTLKANYENLESRFESLKKEKHSLILQIQKFSELLEEPHKGGKGLDGSSTGGGGGSEYGQTKCETEAEVQPSFQHKECLGLQTENERGDIKQTGQGGEEFLIMDEYRNDSPASPDKFYGLHSVDMFDHSYINCQWLNFWT; this is translated from the exons ATGGAGAGAGAGTATCATCCAGCAGCAGATGAAGCAATAGCGGAACAGGCACCTCAAACTCCAAGGAATAAGAAGAAGAATaagatgaagaagaagaggaggttTAGTGATGAGCAAATCAGGTTACTCGAGTCGATATTCGAATCAGAGACGAAGCTGGAACCGAGAAAGAAGATGCAACTGGCGAGAGAGCTGGAGCTTCAGCCCCGCCAAGTAGCTATATGGTTCCAAAACAGAAGAGCCAGATGGAAGTCCAAACAAATAGAGCAAGATTACAACACACTCAAAGCTAATTACGAAAACTTGGAGTCAAGATTCGAGTCCTTGAAGAAAGAGAAACACTCCTTGATTTTACAG ATTCAGAAGTTTAGTGAACTGCTGGAGGAACCTCATAAGGGTGGGAAGGGTCTTGATGGAAGCAGCACGGGTGGTGGTGGAGGTTCAGAATATGGACAGACCAAGTGCGAGACTGAAGCTGAAGTGCAGCCAAGTTTCCAGCACAAGGAATGCCTGGGCTTGCAAACTGAAAACGAAAGAGGTGATATAAAGCAAACAGGGCAAGGCGGAGAAGAATTCCTAATAATGGACGAGTATAGGAACGACTCCCCAGCTTCACCTGACAAATTTTACGGGCTTCATTCGGTTGACATGTTCGATCATTCGTATATCAATTGTCAGTGGTTAAACTTTTGGACTTGA